The following proteins are encoded in a genomic region of Hydra vulgaris chromosome 05, alternate assembly HydraT2T_AEP:
- the LOC136080777 gene encoding uncharacterized protein LOC136080777, giving the protein MVLSEEKYKFRTPGAIHHARFMAKGIYYLKLQLMMDAIPSLTNRLKNEITEVATFVAVFYTTWFLKAELSAVAPRQDMRALWQMNRFKEYNLIGAESVIESIKRHTWFLDPYLVVLALADENCEERGEIAQKLYSFEFCSLDKYSLARIKANMEVLNSLDFSGPKPPSLVELVTENSWLLFLMIGQSKSDCQWMKTPPEYWTCNDFYLKFKDAIFNLAVVNDCSERTVKLIKDNIDIARKEEKRQDSLLFMHNYKRKYVGKRKTSKKNKKTI; this is encoded by the exons ATGGTGCTTTCTGAGGAAAAGTACAAGTTTCGTACACCCGGAGCAATTCATCATGCCCGTTTTATGGCAAAAG gtATCTACTACCTAAAGCTCCAGCTTATGATGGATGCAATACCCAGTCTGACAAATCGACTGAAAAATGAAATTACTGAAGTGGCAACTTTTGTGGCTGTTTTCTATACTACCTGGTTTCTCAAAGCTGAACTATCTGCTGTGGCTCCTCGTCAG GATATGAGAGCTCTTTGGCAAATGAATAGGTTTAAGGAGTACAATTTGATTGGGGCAGAATCAGTCATTGAATCAATCAAACGGCACACATGGTTTCTGGACCCTTACCTTGTTGTTCTTGCCTTAGCTGATGAAAACTGTGAAGAAAGAGGTGAAATTGCTCAAAAATTATACAGCTTTGAATTTTGTAGCTTAGATAAATATTCGTTAGCCCGAATAAAAGCTAACATGGAGGTCCTCAATTCTTTAGACTTCAGTGGACCGAAGCCACCAAGCTTAGTTGAATTGGTCACAGAAAATTCGTGGCTTTTGTTCCTTATGATAGGGCAGAGTAAAAGTGACTGTCAATGGATGAAAACCCCGCCAGAGTATTGGACTTGTAACGATttctacttaaaatttaaagatgctatttttaatcttgcagTTGTTAATGATTGCTCTGAAAGAACTGTTAAACTCATAAAGGACAACATTGATATTGCCAGAAAGGAAGAAAAAAGACAAGATTCACTTTTATTCATGCACAATTACAAAAGGAAGTATGtaggaaaaagaaaaacctccaagaaaaacaaaaaaacaatataa